A single window of Sebastes umbrosus isolate fSebUmb1 chromosome 16, fSebUmb1.pri, whole genome shotgun sequence DNA harbors:
- the cfap99 gene encoding cilia- and flagella-associated protein 99 isoform X1: protein MSSSYGSLAKEAIVLLDKFTSGRQCLDDFMEDASKDLQHMDTLHKKFILDVLSGCIEHQKLLDIVINMFYGQDGKSLSRNDRSQFVIICYLATFSLDDLGLPRFSNIIKSLDIKKMHTFLTFFFTKLTTWIQDEWNNIYDAAFVEKNWIGPLLRWRPEMEILSDQLAVKIAHGSQVKKAPIKTTKLQEFSLTKPKPRPLPMPELIPQLDKAKPVPNSTYRAPKEIQKMDEIKQKNHQQTVELLYEANVKQFRCVNLQMSEHTKRAISQIKEDLDSQLQFDSCHSSGLPSSNKTTSWPIKLNTAAILRGGALYDRKEEEEQQRLQRLVEGAREPSSFLQWQKEMREKDLQEELAKIERRRLEAGINNEEAAVARMRKMERNQKTAQLKKEEKAQLMRRYAENKLQEEKKMRDLVQQVEEGHKNSKAAKEKLQKFKQSIVKEDSEQRREVLRHTLEEAQAELSRKLEIMRETHAIESLPHIRVRNFDDTETAGHKLLGEMSLVELKVKLDFLREAQQTDQQEKRQHILEEKQNKKQLLLKKQEKIQEHQRLKQINSKKVKASVQAAVL, encoded by the exons ATGTCATCAAGCTATGGATCCCTTGCCAAGGAGGCCATTGTGCTGCTCGATAAGTTCACCTCTGGCAGACAGTGTTTGGATGACTTCATGGAGGATGCTTCAAAGGATCTGCAG CACATGGACACTCTGCATAAGAAGTTCATACTTGATGTCCTTTCTGGATGCATTGAGCACCAAAAGTTACTGGACATAGTTATCAATATGTTCTATGGCCAGGATGGGAAAAGCTTATCTAGAAATGATCGCAGCCAGTTTGTCA TTATCTGTTACCTCGCCACATTTTCTCTTGATGACCTTGGACTTCCGCGTTTTAGCAACATCATCAAATCTCTGGACATCAAGAAGATGCACACA TTCCTGACTTTCTTCTTCACAAAACTCACCACGTGGATACAAGATGAGTGGAATAATATCTATGATGCTGCCTTTGTGGAGAAAAACTGGATTGGCCCTCTGCTAAG ATGGCGCCCTGAGATGGAGATTCTCTCGGACCAGCTTGCTGTCAAAATAGCTCATGGGAGTCAGGTCAAGAAAGCGCCGATCAAAACCACAAAGCTCCAGGAGTTCTCTCTCACCAAACCTAAACCTCGACCTCTGCCAATGCCTGAACTCATCCCACAGCTGGATAAAGCAAAACCA GTGCCAAATAGCACATACAGGGCTCCAAAGGAGATACAGAAGATGGATGAGATCAAACAAAAGAACCATCAACAGACTGTG GAACTGCTCTACGAGGCAAATGTAAAACAGTTCAGATGTGTAAATCTACAGATGTCTGAACACACCAAG AGAGCGATTTCTCAGATTAAGGAGGACCTGGATTCACAACTCCAGTTTGATTCATGTCATTCCTCTGGACTTCCCTCCAGTAACAAG ACTACGAGCTGGCCCATCAAGCTCAACACAGCAGCCATCCTGAGAGGGGGGGCGCTATATGAccgtaaggaggaggaggagcagcaaag ACTGCAGCGTCTGGTGGAGGGGGCACGTGAGCCCTCGTCTTTCCTCCAGTGGCAGAAGGAGATGCGTGAGAAGGACCTTCAGGAGGAACTGGCCAAGATTGAGCGCAGGCGTCTGGAGGCAGGCATCAATAATGAGGAGGCAGCCGTGGCCCGCATGCGCAAGATGGAACGCAACCAGAAGACTGCTCAGCTGAAGAAAGAAGAG AAAGCTCAGCTGATGCGCAGATATGCTGAGAACAAGttgcaggaggaaaaaaaaatgagagactTGGTGCAACAAGTGGAAGAAGGACACAAGAACTCAAAGGCAGCTAAAGAGAAGTTACAGAAATTCAAGCAAAGTATAG TGAAAGAAGACTCAGAGCAAAGACGAGAGGTCCTTCGTCACACACTGGAGGAAGCACAAGCAGAGCTCAGCAGAAAGTTGGAAATCATGCGCGAAACACATGCCATCGAATCGCTTCCTCACATTAGAGTCAGGAATTTTGACGACACAGAG ACTGCAGGCCACAAGCTGCTGGGAGAGATGTCCCTGGTAGAGCTGAAGGTGAAGCTAGACTTCCTGAGGGAGGCACAGCAAACAGACCAGCAGGAGAAACGGCAGCACATCCTGGAGGAGAAGCAGAACAAGAAGCAGCTGCTGTTGAAGAAACAGGAGAAAATACAAGAGCACCAAAGACTGAAGCAAATTAACAGCAAGAAGGTCAAAGCCTCTGTGCAGGCAGCAGTGTTATAA
- the cfap99 gene encoding cilia- and flagella-associated protein 99 isoform X2, translated as MDPLPRRPLCCSISSPLADSVWMTSWRMLQRICRWRPEMEILSDQLAVKIAHGSQVKKAPIKTTKLQEFSLTKPKPRPLPMPELIPQLDKAKPVPNSTYRAPKEIQKMDEIKQKNHQQTVELLYEANVKQFRCVNLQMSEHTKRAISQIKEDLDSQLQFDSCHSSGLPSSNKTTSWPIKLNTAAILRGGALYDRKEEEEQQRLQRLVEGAREPSSFLQWQKEMREKDLQEELAKIERRRLEAGINNEEAAVARMRKMERNQKTAQLKKEEKAQLMRRYAENKLQEEKKMRDLVQQVEEGHKNSKAAKEKLQKFKQSIVKEDSEQRREVLRHTLEEAQAELSRKLEIMRETHAIESLPHIRVRNFDDTETAGHKLLGEMSLVELKVKLDFLREAQQTDQQEKRQHILEEKQNKKQLLLKKQEKIQEHQRLKQINSKKVKASVQAAVL; from the exons ATGGATCCCTTGCCAAGGAGGCCATTGTGCTGCTCGATAAGTTCACCTCTGGCAGACAGTGTTTGGATGACTTCATGGAGGATGCTTCAAAGGATCTGCAG ATGGCGCCCTGAGATGGAGATTCTCTCGGACCAGCTTGCTGTCAAAATAGCTCATGGGAGTCAGGTCAAGAAAGCGCCGATCAAAACCACAAAGCTCCAGGAGTTCTCTCTCACCAAACCTAAACCTCGACCTCTGCCAATGCCTGAACTCATCCCACAGCTGGATAAAGCAAAACCA GTGCCAAATAGCACATACAGGGCTCCAAAGGAGATACAGAAGATGGATGAGATCAAACAAAAGAACCATCAACAGACTGTG GAACTGCTCTACGAGGCAAATGTAAAACAGTTCAGATGTGTAAATCTACAGATGTCTGAACACACCAAG AGAGCGATTTCTCAGATTAAGGAGGACCTGGATTCACAACTCCAGTTTGATTCATGTCATTCCTCTGGACTTCCCTCCAGTAACAAG ACTACGAGCTGGCCCATCAAGCTCAACACAGCAGCCATCCTGAGAGGGGGGGCGCTATATGAccgtaaggaggaggaggagcagcaaag ACTGCAGCGTCTGGTGGAGGGGGCACGTGAGCCCTCGTCTTTCCTCCAGTGGCAGAAGGAGATGCGTGAGAAGGACCTTCAGGAGGAACTGGCCAAGATTGAGCGCAGGCGTCTGGAGGCAGGCATCAATAATGAGGAGGCAGCCGTGGCCCGCATGCGCAAGATGGAACGCAACCAGAAGACTGCTCAGCTGAAGAAAGAAGAG AAAGCTCAGCTGATGCGCAGATATGCTGAGAACAAGttgcaggaggaaaaaaaaatgagagactTGGTGCAACAAGTGGAAGAAGGACACAAGAACTCAAAGGCAGCTAAAGAGAAGTTACAGAAATTCAAGCAAAGTATAG TGAAAGAAGACTCAGAGCAAAGACGAGAGGTCCTTCGTCACACACTGGAGGAAGCACAAGCAGAGCTCAGCAGAAAGTTGGAAATCATGCGCGAAACACATGCCATCGAATCGCTTCCTCACATTAGAGTCAGGAATTTTGACGACACAGAG ACTGCAGGCCACAAGCTGCTGGGAGAGATGTCCCTGGTAGAGCTGAAGGTGAAGCTAGACTTCCTGAGGGAGGCACAGCAAACAGACCAGCAGGAGAAACGGCAGCACATCCTGGAGGAGAAGCAGAACAAGAAGCAGCTGCTGTTGAAGAAACAGGAGAAAATACAAGAGCACCAAAGACTGAAGCAAATTAACAGCAAGAAGGTCAAAGCCTCTGTGCAGGCAGCAGTGTTATAA